The following coding sequences lie in one Leucobacter allii genomic window:
- a CDS encoding citrate synthase, protein MTDSTQSQGPAAAKLTFPGGSAELPLLDSVDGHPAIDVSTLTKQTGYTALDYGFVNTASTKSEITYIDGDEGILRYRGYPIEELAQKSTFIEVAYLLIYGELPTPEQLEGFTNEIRRHTLLHEDMRYYFEAVPHTAHPMAVLSGGLQTMSTYYESSLDTTVPEFVEVNTIRLLAKLPVLAAYAHKKSIGQAFLYPDNELNFVENFLRLNFGNKAEKYEMNPVLVDALDKLLILHADHEQNASTSTVRLVGSTGANMFSSVSAGINALSGPLHGGANEAVLDMLAQIRDSGQSVATFVEKVKRKEDGVKLMGFGHRVYKNYDPRARIVKESAGRVLEELGVNDPLLGLAQELEQIALEDDYFKERKLYPNVDFYTGVIYKAMGFPTRMFTVLFAIGRLPGWIAQWREAREDRQTKIGRPQQLYIGSPERHLDR, encoded by the coding sequence GTGACCGATTCGACTCAGAGCCAGGGCCCGGCGGCGGCGAAGCTGACGTTCCCCGGTGGCAGCGCCGAGCTCCCCCTGCTCGACTCCGTGGACGGGCACCCCGCGATCGACGTCAGCACGCTCACCAAGCAGACCGGATACACGGCGCTCGACTACGGTTTCGTGAACACGGCGTCGACGAAGTCGGAGATCACGTACATCGACGGCGACGAGGGCATTCTGCGCTACCGCGGCTACCCGATCGAGGAGCTCGCGCAGAAGTCCACCTTCATCGAGGTCGCCTACCTGCTCATCTACGGGGAGCTGCCCACGCCCGAGCAGCTCGAGGGGTTCACCAACGAGATCCGGCGGCACACCCTCCTCCACGAGGACATGCGGTACTACTTCGAGGCCGTGCCGCACACCGCGCACCCCATGGCGGTGCTCTCCGGCGGCCTGCAGACGATGTCGACCTACTACGAGAGCTCGCTCGACACGACCGTGCCCGAGTTCGTCGAGGTCAACACGATCCGTCTGCTCGCGAAGCTGCCCGTGCTCGCGGCCTACGCGCACAAGAAGTCGATCGGCCAGGCCTTCCTGTACCCCGACAACGAGCTCAACTTCGTCGAGAACTTCCTGCGGCTGAACTTCGGCAACAAGGCCGAGAAGTACGAGATGAATCCCGTGCTCGTCGATGCGCTCGACAAGCTCCTGATCCTGCACGCCGATCACGAGCAGAACGCGTCGACCTCGACCGTGCGCCTCGTCGGCTCGACCGGGGCGAACATGTTCTCCTCGGTGTCCGCGGGCATCAACGCCCTCTCCGGTCCGCTGCACGGCGGCGCGAACGAGGCCGTGCTCGACATGCTCGCGCAGATCCGCGACTCTGGGCAGAGCGTGGCCACCTTCGTGGAGAAGGTGAAGCGCAAGGAGGACGGGGTGAAGCTCATGGGCTTCGGGCACCGCGTCTACAAGAACTACGATCCGCGCGCCCGCATCGTCAAGGAGAGCGCCGGCCGGGTGCTCGAGGAGCTCGGCGTCAACGACCCGCTGCTCGGTCTCGCGCAGGAGCTCGAGCAGATCGCCCTCGAGGACGACTACTTCAAGGAGCGCAAGCTCTACCCGAACGTCGACTTCTACACCGGCGTCATCTACAAGGCCATGGGGTTCCCGACGCGGATGTTCACGGTGCTCTTCGCGATCGGGCGCCTGCCCGGCTGGATCGCGCAGTGGCGCGAGGCGCGCGAGGACCGTCAGACGAAGATCGGCCGGCCGCAGCAGCTCTACATCGGCTCCCCGGAGCGCCACCTCGACCGCTGA
- the dapD gene encoding 2,3,4,5-tetrahydropyridine-2,6-dicarboxylate N-succinyltransferase codes for MTDTRYAWSAGIATIAANGTVLDAWFPAPALGKRPEERDPWIAPAELEAQAGADEARGVELRPVNLEIDLDAAPASTEDAYLRLHLLSHCLVRPNALNLDGVFGKLPNVAWTTAGPMLPEEYAARLPQLKRAGITAVGLDKFPRLTDYVVPAGVRIADASRVRLGAHLAPGTTVMHEGFVNFNAGTLGASMVEGRISQGVVVGDGSDIGGGASIMGTLSGGGTQRITIGERALLGANSGIGISLGDDSVVEAGLYVTAGTKVVLPQGTADAPGEAVEVKAVELSGVAKLLFRRNSRTGAVEALPREGAGIVLNAALHA; via the coding sequence ATGACTGACACCCGCTACGCCTGGTCCGCCGGAATCGCCACGATCGCCGCGAACGGCACCGTTCTCGATGCCTGGTTCCCCGCCCCCGCGCTCGGCAAGCGCCCGGAGGAGCGCGATCCGTGGATCGCGCCGGCGGAGCTCGAGGCGCAGGCGGGCGCCGACGAGGCGCGCGGTGTGGAGCTGCGCCCCGTGAATCTCGAGATCGACCTCGACGCGGCCCCCGCGTCGACGGAGGACGCCTATCTCCGTCTGCACCTGCTGTCGCACTGCCTGGTGCGGCCGAACGCGCTCAACCTGGACGGCGTCTTCGGCAAGCTGCCGAACGTCGCGTGGACGACGGCCGGGCCGATGCTGCCCGAGGAGTACGCGGCGCGGCTGCCGCAGCTCAAGCGGGCGGGGATCACCGCGGTGGGGCTCGACAAGTTCCCGCGCCTCACCGATTACGTCGTGCCCGCGGGCGTGCGCATCGCCGACGCCTCGCGCGTGCGTCTCGGCGCCCATCTCGCGCCGGGCACGACGGTGATGCACGAGGGCTTCGTGAACTTCAACGCCGGGACCCTGGGCGCCTCGATGGTCGAGGGGCGCATCTCGCAGGGCGTCGTCGTGGGCGACGGCTCGGACATCGGCGGCGGTGCGTCCATCATGGGCACCCTCTCCGGCGGCGGCACCCAGCGCATCACGATCGGCGAGCGGGCGCTGCTCGGGGCGAACTCGGGGATCGGCATCTCCCTCGGCGACGACAGCGTCGTCGAGGCAGGCCTGTACGTCACCGCAGGCACGAAGGTCGTGCTGCCGCAGGGCACCGCCGATGCGCCGGGCGAGGCCGTCGAGGTGAAGGCCGTCGAGCTCTCGGGCGTCGCGAAGCTCCTCTTCCGCCGCAACTCGCGCACCGGCGCGGTGGAGGCGCTTCCCCGCGAGGGCGCCGGCATCGTGCTCAACGCCGCGCTCCACGCGTAG
- the dapE gene encoding succinyl-diaminopimelate desuccinylase, whose amino-acid sequence MPLLDPSAGPVALTRALCDIPSVSGDERAIADAVEAALAAHAPHLQVVRDGDTLIARTELGRARRVAIAGHLDTVPINDNLPVRDEIDPETGEACIRGRGTVDMKAGVAVQLALAVELTDPAVDLTWIWYDHEEVASDLSGLGRAMRHRPELFAADFAILGEPSNGTIEGGCNGTLRARVTLTGTRAHAARSWMGVNAIHRAGLLLDRLAAFEPERIVVDGLEYREGLNAVRIEGGVAGNVIPDRCDIEVNYRFAPSRTAEEAAEVVREFFADADEVEIVDLAPGARPGLDAPLAQGFVAAVGAVPTAKFGWTDVSRFSALGIPAVNFGPGNAMLAHADDERVPVAQIESAADALRSWLATAG is encoded by the coding sequence GTGCCCCTCCTCGACCCGAGCGCCGGTCCCGTGGCGCTCACGCGGGCGCTGTGCGACATCCCGTCCGTCTCCGGCGACGAGCGCGCGATCGCCGATGCGGTGGAGGCCGCGCTCGCCGCGCACGCCCCCCATCTGCAGGTCGTGCGCGACGGAGACACCCTCATCGCCCGCACGGAGCTCGGGCGCGCGCGCCGCGTCGCGATCGCCGGGCATCTCGACACCGTCCCGATCAACGACAACCTGCCGGTGCGCGACGAGATCGACCCGGAGACGGGCGAGGCGTGCATCCGCGGCCGCGGCACGGTCGACATGAAGGCGGGCGTCGCGGTGCAGCTCGCGCTCGCCGTGGAGCTCACCGACCCCGCCGTCGACCTCACCTGGATCTGGTACGACCACGAGGAGGTGGCCTCAGACCTCAGCGGCCTGGGACGCGCGATGCGTCACCGCCCCGAGCTCTTCGCGGCGGACTTCGCGATCCTCGGCGAGCCCTCCAACGGCACCATCGAGGGCGGCTGCAACGGCACCCTCCGCGCCCGCGTCACGCTCACGGGCACCCGCGCGCACGCCGCGCGCAGCTGGATGGGTGTCAACGCCATCCACCGGGCCGGCCTCCTCCTCGATCGTCTCGCCGCCTTCGAACCCGAGCGCATCGTGGTCGACGGCCTCGAGTATCGCGAGGGACTGAACGCGGTGCGCATCGAGGGCGGCGTCGCCGGCAACGTCATCCCGGATCGCTGCGACATCGAGGTGAACTACCGCTTCGCGCCGAGCCGCACGGCCGAAGAGGCCGCGGAGGTCGTGCGCGAGTTCTTCGCCGATGCCGACGAGGTGGAGATCGTCGACCTGGCGCCGGGGGCGAGGCCGGGCCTCGACGCCCCGCTCGCGCAGGGCTTCGTCGCCGCCGTGGGCGCCGTGCCCACGGCCAAGTTCGGCTGGACGGACGTCTCCCGCTTCTCGGCGCTCGGCATTCCCGCCGTGAACTTCGGGCCGGGGAACGCGATGCTCGCGCACGCGGACGACGAGCGCGTGCCGGTCGCGCAGATCGAGTCCGCGGCCGACGCGCTGCGCTCCTGGCTCGCCACCGCGGGGTGA
- a CDS encoding DUF3117 domain-containing protein, with amino-acid sequence MAAMKPRTGDGPMEAVRESRLIVVRVPLEGGGRLVVSVNDEEAGELRDVLAAVLDG; translated from the coding sequence ATGGCTGCAATGAAACCGAGGACTGGGGACGGACCCATGGAGGCGGTGCGCGAGAGCCGCCTGATCGTCGTCCGCGTCCCGCTCGAGGGCGGCGGACGCCTGGTGGTCTCGGTCAACGACGAGGAGGCCGGCGAGCTGCGCGACGTGCTCGCCGCGGTGCTCGACGGCTGA
- a CDS encoding O-methyltransferase produces the protein MSKLERNWQYAEQYPGETDALVRARRLSLELGVEPVSRSVAAQLSAFTVLAGAKAVCEIGTGVGVSGLSLLRYAPEATLTSIELEAEHLREAKGVFAQAGIPAARLRLIEGDARHVVPRLNLAAYDLVLVDADPAQLLEHFENALGIVRPGGCIIVPGVFAHGRVPDPAARDEATIACRDLLALVAESPAIAPMLSPAGDGVLALVRLDG, from the coding sequence GTGAGCAAGCTCGAACGCAACTGGCAGTACGCCGAGCAGTACCCCGGCGAGACGGATGCGCTCGTCCGGGCACGCCGCCTCTCCCTCGAGCTCGGCGTCGAGCCCGTCAGCCGCTCCGTCGCCGCGCAGCTCTCCGCGTTCACGGTGCTCGCGGGAGCGAAGGCCGTCTGCGAGATCGGCACGGGCGTCGGCGTGAGCGGGCTGTCCCTGCTGCGCTATGCGCCCGAGGCGACCCTCACCTCCATCGAGCTCGAAGCCGAGCACCTGCGCGAAGCGAAGGGCGTCTTCGCGCAGGCGGGCATCCCGGCCGCCCGGCTGCGCCTCATCGAGGGCGATGCGAGGCACGTCGTCCCGCGGCTCAACCTCGCGGCGTACGATCTCGTGCTCGTCGACGCGGATCCCGCGCAGCTGCTCGAGCACTTCGAGAACGCGCTCGGCATCGTCCGCCCCGGCGGCTGCATCATCGTCCCCGGAGTGTTCGCGCACGGCAGGGTCCCCGATCCGGCGGCGCGCGACGAGGCGACCATCGCCTGCCGCGACCTCCTCGCCCTCGTGGCGGAGTCCCCGGCGATCGCGCCCATGCTCTCCCCCGCGGGGGACGGCGTGCTCGCGCTCGTGCGGCTCGACGGCTGA
- a CDS encoding twin-arginine translocase TatA/TatE family subunit yields the protein MGLTIDKILVIMVIAMFVLGPDKLPMYAKKLGEFVRNIKHMADGAKDRLRDEMGPEFDEVDWKQLDPRQYDPRRIIRDALVEDEREARAAARKERVAEAAKARQERLGPAVPGELNFDEEAT from the coding sequence ATGGGGCTCACGATCGACAAGATACTGGTGATCATGGTGATCGCCATGTTCGTGCTGGGCCCCGACAAGCTGCCGATGTACGCGAAGAAGCTCGGCGAGTTCGTGCGCAACATCAAGCACATGGCCGACGGCGCCAAGGATCGGCTGCGCGATGAGATGGGCCCCGAGTTCGACGAGGTCGACTGGAAGCAGCTGGATCCGCGTCAGTACGATCCGCGCCGGATCATCCGCGACGCCCTCGTCGAGGACGAGCGCGAGGCGCGCGCCGCGGCGCGCAAGGAGCGCGTCGCCGAAGCCGCGAAGGCGCGGCAGGAACGGCTCGGACCCGCCGTGCCCGGAGAACTGAACTTCGACGAGGAAGCGACGTGA
- a CDS encoding putative bifunctional diguanylate cyclase/phosphodiesterase, producing the protein MSDRGDASPAVHGLADRGSMLCAIEEAASRTTAEGYGAFICVSVDDLSAVNDAFGYEAGDILIDAAAERLRAISIPGVRLGRIGVETFGVLAGALGTDRARAERRCRELVDAVSAALTGKADLGSGVPIELSASIGFVIWTLPAFPRSAHGADAAGFIDAAYLRTADAFEIMKCADIARKRIVASETTKRARRFLPYMLEEAQERVHLISELRRGIRAGELRLYAQPIVDAERRLIGEEGLIRWLSPERGLVPPDSFIPLAEQTDVIVEIGEWVLEEACRILAEWSRDPRFRDVTFSVNLSARQLRTKDFAERLRELVSTHGVPAERLKLELTESVLQSDLESTIRMLTLLRADGILASLDDFGTGYSSLSYLHQLPVQQLKIDRSFVTTVAEDRQAAAIARTIVELGTTLGLQVVAEGVETEAQFAELRRIGVDAFQGYLFGKPRPVEELAAV; encoded by the coding sequence GTGAGCGACCGCGGGGACGCGTCGCCGGCAGTGCACGGCCTCGCCGACCGCGGGTCGATGCTGTGCGCCATCGAGGAGGCGGCGAGCCGCACCACGGCCGAAGGGTACGGCGCCTTCATCTGCGTGAGCGTCGACGATCTCTCTGCCGTCAACGACGCCTTCGGATATGAGGCGGGGGACATCCTCATCGACGCAGCCGCGGAGCGCCTGCGTGCGATCAGCATCCCCGGCGTGCGCCTCGGGCGCATCGGCGTGGAGACCTTCGGCGTGCTCGCCGGGGCGCTCGGCACCGATCGCGCCCGCGCCGAGCGGCGCTGCCGCGAGCTCGTCGACGCGGTGAGCGCAGCGCTCACGGGGAAGGCGGATCTCGGCTCCGGCGTGCCCATCGAGCTCTCCGCGAGCATCGGCTTCGTCATCTGGACGCTTCCCGCCTTCCCGCGCTCGGCGCACGGCGCGGACGCCGCCGGCTTCATCGATGCCGCGTATCTGCGGACGGCCGACGCCTTCGAGATCATGAAGTGCGCGGACATCGCCCGCAAGCGCATCGTGGCCTCCGAGACCACGAAGCGGGCGCGGAGGTTCCTCCCCTACATGCTCGAGGAGGCCCAGGAGCGGGTCCACCTCATTTCGGAACTGCGCCGCGGCATCCGAGCGGGCGAGCTGCGGCTCTACGCCCAGCCCATCGTGGACGCCGAGCGCAGGCTCATCGGTGAGGAGGGGCTCATCCGCTGGCTCAGCCCCGAGCGCGGACTCGTGCCGCCCGACAGCTTCATCCCGCTCGCCGAGCAGACCGACGTCATCGTGGAGATCGGGGAGTGGGTGCTCGAGGAGGCCTGCCGCATCCTCGCGGAATGGAGCCGCGATCCGCGGTTCCGGGACGTGACCTTCTCGGTGAACCTGAGCGCGCGCCAGCTGCGGACCAAGGACTTCGCGGAGCGGCTGCGAGAGCTCGTCTCGACGCACGGGGTGCCCGCCGAGCGGCTGAAGCTCGAACTCACCGAGAGCGTGCTGCAGTCCGATCTGGAGAGCACCATCCGCATGCTCACCCTGCTCCGCGCCGACGGGATCCTCGCCTCGCTCGACGACTTCGGCACCGGCTACTCCTCGCTGAGCTACTTGCATCAGCTCCCGGTGCAGCAGCTGAAGATCGATCGTTCCTTCGTGACGACCGTCGCGGAGGATCGGCAGGCGGCCGCGATCGCCCGCACGATCGTGGAGCTCGGCACCACGCTCGGCCTGCAGGTCGTGGCCGAGGGGGTCGAGACCGAGGCGCAGTTCGCCGAGCTCCGGCGGATCGGGGTGGACGCCTTCCAGGGGTACCTGTTCGGCAAGCCGCGTCCCGTCGAGGAGCTGGCGGCGGTCTGA